DNA from Thermococcus argininiproducens:
ACAGAGAGTAGCTGTTGCCAGGGCAATAGTAGTTGAACCAGCCGTTTTACTAATGGATGAGCCCCTCTCAAATTTAGATGCAAAGCTTAGAGTTGCTATGAGAGCTGAAATTAAAAAACTCCAAACAAAACTCAAGGTAACAACAATATACGTCACTCATGACCAGGTAGAGGCAATGACAATGGGAGACAGGATAGCAGTAATGAATCAGGGCAAGATTTTACAAGTAGGACCTCCAACAGAAGTTTATCTGAAACCAAATTCAGTATTTGTGGGCACTTTTATAGGAGCCCCAGAAATGAATCTACTTGAAGTAAGTATTAAGGAAAAAGATAGAAACCTCGTCCTTGAAGGAGAAGGGTTTGAAATACCTCTTTCTGAGGACTTTAGAGAACTTCTTAAAGATTATATAGACAAAACCGTTCTCTTTGGGATAAGGCCCGAGCACATGACAGTTGAAGGTGTTTCAACCCTTGAACATGTTAAAAAGATCACTACAATAGAAGGTCTTGTAGACTTTGTTGAGGCATTAGGAACTGACACCATAGTTCACGCCAACATAGGAGAAGGGAATCTCATAAAAGTAAAACTTCCTGGCCATATACCATTAGAGATTGGTAGCAAAGTTAAAATAGTAATTGATTTAGAAAACATTCATGTGTTTGATAAAAATACTGAAAAAGCCATAATTTGAGGGACGTTAAGATGGAGGAAGGCGAGCTCAAAGCGCTATTAAAGGAGCTGGGACTTAACAAATACGAGGTAAATGCTTACATTACTCTAATCAAACAAGGGCCTCTCACGGCAGGTGAGCTCGCCTCCCTCTCCAAAGTCCCTCAACCTCGAATATACGATATTGTGAGAAGTCTTATGAGTAAAGGATTCGTCGCAATTACAAGCGAACGCCCGAAAAAAGTGGTCCCCATTGATCCAGAAGAAGTTCTCGGAGCTATGGAGCAAAACTACCTAAAAAAAGTAGAGATGGCAAAAAAAGAGCTTAAAGCAATGTATACCCCCTATGAAAGCCATAGAGAAGTTGTCGTTGTAAAAAACAAAACGACATTAGAAAATTATATAAAAGAAGCAATAACAAATACAAAATATCATCTTTCCCTAGCTATCCCCAGTTTGTTAGTGAAAAAAATAGCCACCATGCTAAAGACAAAAAGTAAAGAAGCCACAATCGATCTTTTTGTTTATGGCACAGGTCAAATCCCCAAAGTAGCTGATAAAATAAGAAGCAGAGAAGTCGAAGATCCAATAATTGTGATACAAGATAAGAACCTTGGTATTTACGCTCCCCCAGAAGCCTTCAAATCAAAAGTGCAGACTATAAAGGGATATGCCCTAATAATACGAGACAAAAATCTCCTTTTTATGTTAGACAGGTATTTTTACCATGCCCTTTGGCCCACTGGAAATCCAATTTACAAAAAACGGGGAAAAGTAAAATTCCCAAAAAGTTACATACATATTCGTTCCGTCGTAGAGGACATAAGGGAATATAATCTCCTCGGTAGGGAAATCAAGATAGTAGGAAAATTTGTAAAAAGTAGAAAACCAGTTGAACTAACTGGAAGAATAGTAGATTTCTTTGAAAGCGAAGGAAAAGTTATCTCAAATATTACTATTGAAACAGAAAATGGGGAAAGGTATGTAATTGGAGGATGGAACGCCTCCCTTGAGGATATCGAAGCAGATTTAATGATCCTTAAAGGCTAAATTATTAACGAAACTAAGTCTCTTACTGCTCTTTCTGGATCTTTAGCCTTTGTGACACCACTAGCTAGAAGAACCCCGACTGTTCCAAGTTCCAAAGCTTTCTTTACATCTTCTCCTGTTGAAATTCCTGCTCCAGTTAGAACCTTAACACTGGGATTAACTTTTTTCACAAGCTCCACAGTGTCAGTGATAACTTCAGGCTTAGCTTTACTTACTGGAATCCCAGTTCCTATAAGTTCAGGAGGCTCTACTGCAACATAATGGGGATCTAAAGCTGCAACTGCTGCAGAAACCTTTGGATTATTGCTACACACCATTGTGAGAAGACCAACTTCTTCAGCTCTCCTTATTGCTGCTTCAAGATCGGCTAAGATCATCCTATTCTCCGAATGGTTCAATAGAGTTCCAACAGCCCCAGCTTCTTTAATGGATTCCGGTAAAACATGCCCAGTGTGACTACCTGGTTTCACAGGATCTATATGTTGGGCAAAAACAGGAATTTCAACCTCTTGAGCAATCCTATATAGATCAGCCAATTGGGGGGCAACTACGATTGTTATTCCAGTTTCTTTATAAACTTTCTCAGCTGCCTTAGCTATTTTTAATGCCCTTTCGCCCGTGGCCTCAATATAAGTCTTAAAATTTATGGCAATAATTGGTTCCTTCAACATCTACAACCACCTCTTAAATTCTAAATCAGATAATTAAAAAATCAAACCACCCAATCAACACTTAAGAGTCTGCTGTATTCTCTAAGAACTCTTCTTAGGTACTCTTTTGCCGTTGCGACTTTCTCTTTCTTGAAGCGTTCGGCCCATCTTTCGTTTCCAAACTCCTCTGCACCCTTTGCAATCAAGTCTATAACCCTCATTGAATCCCAGAAAACTGGTTCATATCCAGCCTTCTTTGCAAAGTTTATGAGCTTTCGTATCATTTTCTTAGCATGCTCCTCCATTTCGACATTTTTTCCGTAAGCTTCCATAAAAAGGGCTTTTAATACTGGCTTTGCCCAACCACGGTGGAATCTACACCAGCCTATATTGTCATACCAGTATTCATAAAGAGCACTTGCCACAATTTTATTTGCCAGTTCCTCTGGTTCAAGGAAAACTCCAAATTGATAAAACGTCCAGTATCTACCTTGAATTGGCAGTGGTATATAGTTTCCTATGGCCCAGTACATGGTTGGCACAATTTCTCCATTAGATCCAAGTGGAGTATAAACCCCATAATCCTTAAAGCTCTCTCCATAGCCAAGTCGGTCTTTGAATCTTTCATCAAACACTTCGCCGGCTCTTCTTATTCCTTCTCCAATTATCTTTGCCACCTCTGTCTCAGCAAAAGCCACTCTATGAGCCAGCTCTGCTACAAGCTTTGCGTTCTTTTCACTAGCTTCAACTGGTTTTAGCAGTAAGGATTCTTTGTCAAAATCTGGCTTATCACTCAATCCAACCTCTTCAGGCTGTAACAAGCCTTTGTAAACAAGCTCTAAGACCCAAGCCGCAGTACCTCCAAAGCTTATAGCATCAAATCCCATAGCATCAACCGCGTGAACACTTATATCACTTGCATAAATAGCTATGCTTCCGCTTAGTGGACCATTAGCCTCATAAGGCTCATATTCTACATGATGGCCTTTTCTAAACTTCTTACATACTACAGGACATGGTTCTCCACAATTGGTCCAGTTTTTAGTTTCAATGGCTTCTTTGTTAAAGGGTTCCCAATAGTACTTCATAATATTCTCATGTATCTTAATACGGTCCTCTTTTGGAATATACGGCATCTGCCAGTTTAAAACGGGGACAAAATCCCCCTCTGCTGGATAGTTTCCTCCAAAAGTCCCACCAGTCTTAAGTTTTGGATTATACTTGTACTTGACTGTTTTCTCCGATATAACTTCATTCATGGGTTTTTTATGTACGCCCTCAACTATTTGTTTTGTGACTTTTATACTTCCTATATCTTCCTTTGGAAATTTTTTCTTAGCTTTTCCTCCAAACATTATAGCAGCTACATTATGCGCCCTCATTAAAACACTGCCTGTACCTCCTCTAGCTGCCCAATCATCACTACCTACGACTCTTTCCCCTTTTCTGAGAGTTTGAGAGAACACAGCCCCCATATTGCTATTTAGAGAAGCAGGTCCAACACAGGCGATTCTATATTCCATCCCATTAAACTTATCCGCAAAATTATCAATCAAATATTGAGTGAATGCATAAACCCCTTCTTCCTCTTTGTAACCTCTCCAAATTTCAATGAGTTTCTCAAGTTCTATTTCATGAAACTCAACTCCCAACCTTTCCCCATCATTGGTAAGGAGTATTACTGTAGGCTTTTCTCCCTTTCCTTCAATAACTACAAAATCAACTCCTACTTTTTGGAACTGATAAGCAGCTCCACCCATTGTAGATGGAAATAAACCCCCATAGAGAGGTGATTTATAAACGAAAACTAGTCTATGAGTCCCAGGAAGAATAGATCCAGCGAATGGGCCCTTTCCAAAGACCATGACATTATTAGGGTCGTATGGATCATCGAATTTATAAGTTCTATAAACCTCATCATGAAGATATAGTGCGTAATCAATGATACCATAAACATCTTCTCGCTCGAACTTTTCAATTTCTACATTTTTTCCGTCTAGGTTGATCTTAAGGACTGAAAATTCCATGCTAACCCCCCTCCATACCACTCTGAGTGTTATGTAAAAGGGCAAATTATTTAAGATTTTTGGGTACAGAAATGTGACTTTTTCTCAAGCTTCGTCCTTTAGGCTGAAAAGACTACAAACTACTTACTCAAAAAAGAAGATTTCTTAAAAAAGGAAGAAAGAATTTCACACTGGCTCAAATCTATCCCTAAGCTTTTCTAGAACACTGGGTAAGGTTGTGTATTCCATATCCTCTAGTGGGAGACGGTGTGGTTCAAATGGTCCATGCCTTCTTAAGTAATCAGCAACTTCTAAAGCCTTGTTCCTTGCATGTTCAAAGGCCACGTCTTCAAATAGGTCAACAGGACCTATTAACTTACCATCTTTGTTGATCTGCCATCCTAAAGCTACAACTCTTGGAGGCCCATCAAATCTTGATGGGGTTGCATACTTAAGGGGAACAGGCATTATTGGACCGTTGTGACTTCCTCTCATCCAGCCACTCACGAGATGTGGGAATGCAAACGGCTCCAAAACTTCTCCAAGAGCTGGTAGGCCACTTTGGGCTCTAACTATTGCCACTGGATCATCTTTTCCTACGTATTCTCCCGCAATTTCATAAAGCTTCTCAGTGCTTATAACTGCAACCGGCTCATCTTCTGGAAGTTTGTGACCTTTCTTTGGATAAACACGCTTTATAACGTATCTTGATTTCGCACCAATTAATGCTAAGATATCATACAGCTCCTCAGGTGAATTGAGTATAACTTTTTTATGTTCTTTGATATCCCAAACCTCAAACCTAAAGCCCATGTGCATGTTAGGATCAATAACAAGGCCTGCTGTGTTGAAAGGATCCCCAAACATCCTGAAGATTGGTAAATTAAATGCTCCAGGTTCAGTTTTGTCCATATGGAATGTGACTATCGGTTCGCTCTTTCTTAGGGTGATTTCCATCTCAGCCACTCCAGGACCCATTCCTCTGATGTTCCCACTAAATGCGTCCTTAAGTAGATCCTGCCCAGCACCATAAAGGCCAAGTTCTTTAGCTATCTCTGTAGCTTCTTTAAAGATGTGCCAAGCCAAGCTATGAATTTTCTCACTATCTACTCCATGGTTATGTGTCATAATAAGCTGAAGATCGTCTCCACAATAAGTTGCATAGAAATCGAGTATTATGCCTTCTTCTTTTGCCTGTTTTAAAAGTTCGTTAGCCTTCTCTATAAGGTCTGGATGAACCTTGCAATGGCCTGGCCATCCTCCAATGTCTGCTTTTATCACACTAATGGTTATTTTTTCACCAATCGCCATATCTCATCACCAATAATACGTTCATTTTCGAGCTTATAAAATTTTACTACTGTAAAATATATCACTCCGAATGATACCACTTTAACTAAAAATAAAAGGATTCAACAGATATCAGTCCACCCAAATTCCTCTTTTACCACCTTTATCAGTTCTTTCAGTTCATCTTTCTTTATGTTCACACTACTAACTGCTCCAACTACTGCTATTATACCATGAACCTCTTCTTGTACTTGAATAACCTCATCACCTATCTTTGTCACCTTAAGCTCTCTTCTGGCAATTTCCTCTTCTGTAATTTTAAATTTATCCTCCCCAATCTTTATATGTTTAACCTCTGGCATTGACGTCCCTCAAAATAACTACGTTCTCTAATTTGATAAACTTTATCCCAAAATTAGATATAAAAAGAGCAATCAAAAAACAAAATTGTAAAGCGCAAAGAGGATTTGAAGTACAAGCAAGGTCACTGCTGTGATAGCCAAGAATTTGTGCTGGTTTCTAGTTATTTTCTTTGCAAAGAAAAGCCTCCCACTTAATGCTGTAAAAAGAACATAAAAGTAAACAAAAAAGCCTACTTTCCCATGGATCGAAGGAAATCCTCTCACGTTGTATACCATGTAAGCAATGCCTACAGTTAGGAGAGCAACTCCCATGTAAATAAATCGATGATGCGTTTGTAGTCTATGCATTCTAGCATAATAAATGGCTAGTATAAAACTAAGCAATGCAGATATCTGGACTATCGCATGCAACTGAAATGGCTCCATACCTATCCCTCTCAATCAAGGATTAATTCACCGTACCCTCTTGCTATGTTGTGCCTAGTTGTGAACTCATCAACATCGGCAAGTGCAAAGATAAATTTAACCTTTTGTCCCGGAGTGAGGACTTTATCATACTCATCATTGGTATTGAGCTTTCGTTTAAACTCAATTACTGTGTATCCATTTTCTTCTCTTCCCCCGAACTCTAAAATATCATTACTTCCACCTAATTGTTCATCTGGGGGATGAGGCCCAGTAGTACCTGTAGAATAGGCATCAATTAGTTTCACTTCTCCATTTTCGACCCACCCAAAAACCATGTCAGCATCTTTCATTTTATCTGTTGGCTCAAATCCTATAGCAACCCACCCAAGGGTTTGTCCCTTTAGGGCTACATAAAGAAATTCTTCATCATTCCTCCAGTATACCACTAATTTCCCGCCCGCAAGGGAAACATTATGCGCATATTCTTTTTCTCCAATAACTCCATCTGCCTTCCACTCTTCAAGTTCCGTAGGAGATCTGCTTGAGGTTTCAGAAGACGTGGAAGTTGTTTCATACCCTCCAGTGCATCCGCTGACAAAAACTACAAAAATCAACCAAACGGTCAATACAACAAACTTTTTCATCCAAATCCCTCCATGCTATAGAGCATGTCTTACCTAAAAGATAAAAAAGTAAGGATTCACCTAAATAATATCAAAAGTTGAAGTTTATATCCTTCATAAGCTGATCGTAGAGCTCTTCCTTATATACATCAGGATACTGCATGAGATACTCATACTGCTTTTTGATAATGTTAAAGTGGTGCTTCTCCATATCTGCTAGCATGTTCAAAATGACTCTCGTTCTTTCATTCGCAGCATACTCAGCAAGCTGGGTGTAAAGCTTCTCACTCACCAATTCAGCCTGCATGGCTATTTCATAAACTTCATCAAGATTTATTTCTGGTTTTTCAATCGCTTCGGCCATTTTCTCAGCAATAACCTTAAACTCGCCCATAACTTCAATTTCAATCTTCTTTGGTCTCCCTCCACTTTCCTTAAACTTTTCAGCCATTTTTTCTACTATCTGCCTATGTTTATCTTCCTCCTTTGCCAAAAAAAGAAGTTCATCTTTTATTATGTCACTCTTTACAAGAGATGCCATTTTCTCATACGCTTCCTTCGCTTTTATTTCTGCATTTATAGCAATCTCAAAAACTTCTTTATCCGTTATCTCCATATAATACCACCATATATATTTTGTCTTCAGGGTTATTAATATTTTCGAAATAAATTGGGTATTTTGAAAGCTCTAATCGAATAAAACTTTGCAATTTGATCAAATAAATACTTATATAGTATTGTGCATAAATGGATAATGGTGGTTAAAAATGAATAATTTAGTCCAGCATAGGATTTTTAATGAGATATACCAAATTGGAAAAGATGGCATCCCTGAGTTCAAAACTTACATAGCAGGAGAGTGGACTTACGGAGAGAGTTTTTATGAAGTTAAAAGCCCTATAGATGGAAAAGTAATAGCAAGAGTCTCAAAACTTAGTGAAGAACAAGTAGAAGAAGTCATGAAACGAATTTATGAGTATGGTCGCGAGAAAATAAGAGAGTATCCCGGAGAAAAGAGAATAGAAAGCTTTCTAAAAGCAGCTCAACTTATGAAAGATGCCTTTGAAGACTTTGTAAACGTCCTTATTTTGGACGCAGGAAAACCAAAAACAAATGCAATTGGAGAAACAAAAGCCACAATTGAAAGATTAGAAAAAACCACATTTGAGTCACGACGTATGCTTGGTGATTACGTTCCAGGAGATTGGAGTGAAGAAACACTTGAAAGTGAGGGAATTGTAAAACGAGAGCCATATGGTGTGATTTTAGCCATAAGCTCATTTAACTACCCCTTATTTATATCTGCAACAAAAGTCATACCTGGACTCTTTAGTGGAAATGCCGTGATACTGAAACCCGCTTCAATAGATCCACTAGCGGCAATTCTTTTCATAAGAGTTCTTGAGTTAAGCGGGTTTCCAAAAGAAAGCTTTGCTCTCCTAACGATTCCCGGCAAACTAATGGATGTAGTTGTAAAAGACAAACGCATAAGAGCCATTACATTCACAGGAAGCACTGAAGTGGGAGAACACATCATAAAAACTGGGGGAATAAAAGCATATCATTTAGAACTCGGTGGAAAAGATCCAGCAATAGTTCTTGATGATGCTGACTTAGAATTAACAAGTGAAAAAATAATCAAGGGGATGGTAAGCTACTCTGGACAGAGGTGCGATGCTATAAGACTTATCTTGGCCCAAGAAGAAATTTATGAGGAACTCAAGACTAAGATAATAGAGAAACTCAAAAAAATAGAGCCAAAAAACCCACTTGAAGATGAAGATACCATAATGGGACCCCTTATTGATAAAAAGACCGCAGATTACATTGAAGAAGTTTACAAGGATGCTATTAGAAAAGGAGCAAAGCCATTAACTCGATTCAAGAGAAAAGAAAACTATGTATGGCCTATTCTTCTAGAAGCTGATAAAAAGATAGTTAAAGACCTAAGAGCGTTTCAAGAAGATGTCTTTGGACCATTAACACTTATAATTAAAGTCAAAGATGAAGATGAAGCTGTTGAAATTGCAAACTCTTCCCGCTTTGGATTAGATGCCTCAGTATTTAGCGAATGCGAGAAGAGAGCAAGGAAAGTTGCACGAAAGCTTGAGGTGGGGAGTGTTTTCATAAATGAGTACCCTAGGCATGGAATTGGTTATTATCCTTTTGGAGGTATGAAAGATAGTGGTATTGGGAGAGAAGGAATCGGCTACTCTGTAGAACAATTAACAACCACAAAGACAATAGTCCACAACTTTAAGGGCTATGGTGTTTGGGAGTATATTTGAGTATATGAATCTTTTTCAGTGTTCTGCTTTTTTTCTTTTTCCTTTTCCCTAGCAATTTCACTAATTAGTTCCTTTAACTCACTCTCCGCTTTAAGTTTTCTATAAAAATCATACTCCTTTGCTACAAACATATAATGCTCTTTTTCATCGTTTGCAAGTCTCATAAATATTCTTTTATGCTCCAAGTTTTCAGAATGTTTTTGTAATATCAGATACATCTCTTCTGCTAACTTTTCTGATTCCATTGCAATTTTAAGAATATCGAGATAATCTTTTACTGTCTTCAGTTTCCTCTCAAATAGTTTCCTCCACATACCAGACTCTACAATCTTAGGCTCCTCGTTTGGGAACAATGTTTTGAATATTCTCTCAACCTTCTCATCATGAGAACGTTCTGTATCAATAAATTGTTTAAAGTACTCCTTTTGATACTGAGTAGGAACATTTTCATAAAGGAACATGTATAATTTTGTTGCTTCTTTTTCACAGCTAATTGCATAGGCCAAAATATCTTTAAGAGACAAACTCGCAATTCGTTTTAACCTCTCTCTAATCTGCTCTTTTACATCTACCTCTCTCATAAACTCCTCTATTGGAGAGCCCATGGAATTCACCAAATGAAATATCTTTCAGTAAATTAATAAGGATTACGGCTGGAGTCTCGGCGTTACCCCTTCTGAAAGTCCCATTCTTTAGGGTGGGGAAGGGGTTAATTCGTTGGAAGCCTCGCCCTTCAAGACGGGAGGAGAGCAGAAGCATCACTGCTCCTAAAGGGTAAAAGTTTCAAGATCATGAAGAACTGTACTGCCCCTAACTCTCCCGCTAAATTTATAAATTCGAACTTATTAATGTTTAATACCGAACTTAAGAGGTGAATGACATGAGTGAAGAAATTGTTTTCAAAGTTTTGAAAGAAGCTG
Protein-coding regions in this window:
- a CDS encoding ABC transporter ATP-binding protein, with the protein product MVEVRLENLKKYFDNGKVKAVDGIDLTIKDGEFLVLLGPSGCGKTTTLRMIAGLEIPTGGKIWFGDKDVTYFSPKDRNISMVFQSYAVWPHMTVYDNIAFPLKIKKYPKAEIDKKVKWVAELLQIETLLDRYPAQLSGGQRQRVAVARAIVVEPAVLLMDEPLSNLDAKLRVAMRAEIKKLQTKLKVTTIYVTHDQVEAMTMGDRIAVMNQGKILQVGPPTEVYLKPNSVFVGTFIGAPEMNLLEVSIKEKDRNLVLEGEGFEIPLSEDFRELLKDYIDKTVLFGIRPEHMTVEGVSTLEHVKKITTIEGLVDFVEALGTDTIVHANIGEGNLIKVKLPGHIPLEIGSKVKIVIDLENIHVFDKNTEKAII
- a CDS encoding TrmB family transcriptional regulator, whose protein sequence is MEEGELKALLKELGLNKYEVNAYITLIKQGPLTAGELASLSKVPQPRIYDIVRSLMSKGFVAITSERPKKVVPIDPEEVLGAMEQNYLKKVEMAKKELKAMYTPYESHREVVVVKNKTTLENYIKEAITNTKYHLSLAIPSLLVKKIATMLKTKSKEATIDLFVYGTGQIPKVADKIRSREVEDPIIVIQDKNLGIYAPPEAFKSKVQTIKGYALIIRDKNLLFMLDRYFYHALWPTGNPIYKKRGKVKFPKSYIHIRSVVEDIREYNLLGREIKIVGKFVKSRKPVELTGRIVDFFESEGKVISNITIETENGERYVIGGWNASLEDIEADLMILKG
- the tpiA gene encoding triose-phosphate isomerase, translated to MLKEPIIAINFKTYIEATGERALKIAKAAEKVYKETGITIVVAPQLADLYRIAQEVEIPVFAQHIDPVKPGSHTGHVLPESIKEAGAVGTLLNHSENRMILADLEAAIRRAEEVGLLTMVCSNNPKVSAAVAALDPHYVAVEPPELIGTGIPVSKAKPEVITDTVELVKKVNPSVKVLTGAGISTGEDVKKALELGTVGVLLASGVTKAKDPERAVRDLVSLII
- the gor gene encoding glyceraldehyde-3-phosphate:ferredoxin oxidoreductase, with product MEFSVLKINLDGKNVEIEKFEREDVYGIIDYALYLHDEVYRTYKFDDPYDPNNVMVFGKGPFAGSILPGTHRLVFVYKSPLYGGLFPSTMGGAAYQFQKVGVDFVVIEGKGEKPTVILLTNDGERLGVEFHEIELEKLIEIWRGYKEEEGVYAFTQYLIDNFADKFNGMEYRIACVGPASLNSNMGAVFSQTLRKGERVVGSDDWAARGGTGSVLMRAHNVAAIMFGGKAKKKFPKEDIGSIKVTKQIVEGVHKKPMNEVISEKTVKYKYNPKLKTGGTFGGNYPAEGDFVPVLNWQMPYIPKEDRIKIHENIMKYYWEPFNKEAIETKNWTNCGEPCPVVCKKFRKGHHVEYEPYEANGPLSGSIAIYASDISVHAVDAMGFDAISFGGTAAWVLELVYKGLLQPEEVGLSDKPDFDKESLLLKPVEASEKNAKLVAELAHRVAFAETEVAKIIGEGIRRAGEVFDERFKDRLGYGESFKDYGVYTPLGSNGEIVPTMYWAIGNYIPLPIQGRYWTFYQFGVFLEPEELANKIVASALYEYWYDNIGWCRFHRGWAKPVLKALFMEAYGKNVEMEEHAKKMIRKLINFAKKAGYEPVFWDSMRVIDLIAKGAEEFGNERWAERFKKEKVATAKEYLRRVLREYSRLLSVDWVV
- the fbp gene encoding fructose-1,6-bisphosphate aldolase/phosphatase, with the protein product MAIGEKITISVIKADIGGWPGHCKVHPDLIEKANELLKQAKEEGIILDFYATYCGDDLQLIMTHNHGVDSEKIHSLAWHIFKEATEIAKELGLYGAGQDLLKDAFSGNIRGMGPGVAEMEITLRKSEPIVTFHMDKTEPGAFNLPIFRMFGDPFNTAGLVIDPNMHMGFRFEVWDIKEHKKVILNSPEELYDILALIGAKSRYVIKRVYPKKGHKLPEDEPVAVISTEKLYEIAGEYVGKDDPVAIVRAQSGLPALGEVLEPFAFPHLVSGWMRGSHNGPIMPVPLKYATPSRFDGPPRVVALGWQINKDGKLIGPVDLFEDVAFEHARNKALEVADYLRRHGPFEPHRLPLEDMEYTTLPSVLEKLRDRFEPV
- a CDS encoding DOMON domain-containing protein, with protein sequence MKKFVVLTVWLIFVVFVSGCTGGYETTSTSSETSSRSPTELEEWKADGVIGEKEYAHNVSLAGGKLVVYWRNDEEFLYVALKGQTLGWVAIGFEPTDKMKDADMVFGWVENGEVKLIDAYSTGTTGPHPPDEQLGGSNDILEFGGREENGYTVIEFKRKLNTNDEYDKVLTPGQKVKFIFALADVDEFTTRHNIARGYGELILD
- a CDS encoding ferritin-like domain-containing protein; the protein is MEITDKEVFEIAINAEIKAKEAYEKMASLVKSDIIKDELLFLAKEEDKHRQIVEKMAEKFKESGGRPKKIEIEVMGEFKVIAEKMAEAIEKPEINLDEVYEIAMQAELVSEKLYTQLAEYAANERTRVILNMLADMEKHHFNIIKKQYEYLMQYPDVYKEELYDQLMKDINFNF
- the gapN gene encoding NADP-dependent glyceraldehyde-3-phosphate dehydrogenase yields the protein MNNLVQHRIFNEIYQIGKDGIPEFKTYIAGEWTYGESFYEVKSPIDGKVIARVSKLSEEQVEEVMKRIYEYGREKIREYPGEKRIESFLKAAQLMKDAFEDFVNVLILDAGKPKTNAIGETKATIERLEKTTFESRRMLGDYVPGDWSEETLESEGIVKREPYGVILAISSFNYPLFISATKVIPGLFSGNAVILKPASIDPLAAILFIRVLELSGFPKESFALLTIPGKLMDVVVKDKRIRAITFTGSTEVGEHIIKTGGIKAYHLELGGKDPAIVLDDADLELTSEKIIKGMVSYSGQRCDAIRLILAQEEIYEELKTKIIEKLKKIEPKNPLEDEDTIMGPLIDKKTADYIEEVYKDAIRKGAKPLTRFKRKENYVWPILLEADKKIVKDLRAFQEDVFGPLTLIIKVKDEDEAVEIANSSRFGLDASVFSECEKRARKVARKLEVGSVFINEYPRHGIGYYPFGGMKDSGIGREGIGYSVEQLTTTKTIVHNFKGYGVWEYI
- a CDS encoding ferritin-like domain-containing protein, which encodes MGSPIEEFMREVDVKEQIRERLKRIASLSLKDILAYAISCEKEATKLYMFLYENVPTQYQKEYFKQFIDTERSHDEKVERIFKTLFPNEEPKIVESGMWRKLFERKLKTVKDYLDILKIAMESEKLAEEMYLILQKHSENLEHKRIFMRLANDEKEHYMFVAKEYDFYRKLKAESELKELISEIAREKEKEKKQNTEKDSYTQIYSQTP